CGCTGTGCGCCGCGCGCGGCGTCACGTGCCTCCTGACGCTGCACGACTTCTGGACGCTCTGTCACCGCGAACAGCTCTACCGACCCGACGGGTCGCGATGCGTGGGTCCCGAATCGACGGCGAAGTGCACGGACTGTTACCTCGCGGATCGGCCGTTCTCGCGGATCGACTCGGCGGACGAGTCGGCGGATCCGGGCGAGAGACGGGCGGACGGCGGCGCGCTCCCCGTCGGCGAGTCGTCCCCGTCCTCCCGGCGCGACGGTTCCGGGGACGCCCCCCGCGAGTTCTACGCCGACGCCGTGGCCGCGCGCCAGCGCGCCCTGGGCCGGTCGATCGAGGCGGTCGATCGACTGATCTCGCCGTCGGCGTTCCTGCGCGAGCGCTTCGTCGCCTTCGGCGTCCCGCCGGCGCACGTCGTACGGCGGCGCAACGGTATTCCCGTCGACCGCTTCGCGGACACCGGCTTCGACGGACCCCCGGTGCGGATCGGGTACGCCGGACGTATCGCGCCCGAGAAGGGGGTCCACCTCCTGCTGGCGGCGTTCTCCCGGCTGACGGGGGACGCGACGCTCGAGGTGTTCGGCCGGTTCGACCCGGAGGGCGACGACTACCACGCGCGGCTGGCCGCCGCCGCCGGCGACGACGTGTCCTTCCACGGCTGGTACGACGATCCGGCCGCGCCCTACCGGGCGGTGGACGTCTTCGTCCTCCCGTCGGTCTGGTACGAGAACAGCCCGCTCGTGATCCAGGAGGCCCACGCGTCGGGCGTGCCGGTCGTCACCGCCGACGTGGGCGGGATGGCGGAACTCGTCACCGACGGCGTCGACGGGGTGACGTTCGCCGTCGGCGACGCGGACGCGCTCGCCGACGCGCTGGCCCCGCTCGTCGCCGATCCCGGCCGCGTCGAACGCCTCCGTGCCGGCGTACGCGAACCGAAGCGACTCGCCGATCACGCCGACGACCTCCTGACGGTCTACGCGGACTGTCTGGCGGACGGCTGAGGCGCGTCGGGCGACGCCGACGCGCTCGCCGACGGCCGCGCCCGGGATCCGACCGTCCCGCTCAGGACTCGATCTTCTCGGCGATCTCCTGCGCCCGGTCCTTCGCCTCGTCCTCGCCGTCGACCTCGTCGACCGGAACGAGGACGCTCTGGATCTCCCAGTCGTCGTCGCCGCCCTCCTTCTCGTGACCGGTGCGGACCTCGCTCCCCTCGACGACGGAGCCGGCGGCGTTCTCC
The window above is part of the Halomarina pelagica genome. Proteins encoded here:
- a CDS encoding glycosyltransferase — its product is MRILQAVQALPPDTYGGSELYTERLAEAFAARGHEVGVATPRGAGADLDGVDVYDLPERDAPGVQDDRGVPLGPVAPDVDARFDDLLAAVDPDVVHLQHLKGLSATIPSLCAARGVTCLLTLHDFWTLCHREQLYRPDGSRCVGPESTAKCTDCYLADRPFSRIDSADESADPGERRADGGALPVGESSPSSRRDGSGDAPREFYADAVAARQRALGRSIEAVDRLISPSAFLRERFVAFGVPPAHVVRRRNGIPVDRFADTGFDGPPVRIGYAGRIAPEKGVHLLLAAFSRLTGDATLEVFGRFDPEGDDYHARLAAAAGDDVSFHGWYDDPAAPYRAVDVFVLPSVWYENSPLVIQEAHASGVPVVTADVGGMAELVTDGVDGVTFAVGDADALADALAPLVADPGRVERLRAGVREPKRLADHADDLLTVYADCLADG